A genomic window from Providencia alcalifaciens includes:
- a CDS encoding helix-turn-helix transcriptional regulator, with protein sequence MEKKSPKRKPRAKISTPYPMDGYARLRHTADFLGISDATRYRWERDGKLPKSFEIEKGFFVYDAKEIRAWVEAKKSQSGVA encoded by the coding sequence ATGGAAAAGAAATCACCTAAGCGCAAGCCTCGCGCTAAAATCAGTACACCATACCCTATGGACGGTTACGCCCGTCTACGTCATACAGCCGACTTTCTAGGCATTTCTGATGCTACCCGTTATCGCTGGGAGCGTGACGGTAAATTACCTAAGTCATTTGAGATTGAGAAAGGCTTTTTTGTCTATGATGCGAAAGAGATTCGCGCATGGGTTGAAGCTAAGAAATCACAAAGCGGGGTAGCATAA
- a CDS encoding Rha family transcriptional regulator produces the protein MKLKNNSLNAGGFAHPKFSDEPILIQHRTEPRIDSRLFAKRIGIKHKNLFELVKKNAKNLRQFGTLPFQTETCSHSTGASINKYALLNENQFDFMCRIVRGRNHEQMTQFKLDVTKAFSKKRAAEPIRREYLPHYHESRDALRDLGAEKYHYINLARTENRLTGLLTGERASADEQQLGLLVCMQKIEQAAFQDAIDSGLSATQALREVSKRIEQFASLMSPTVRIGG, from the coding sequence ATGAAACTAAAAAATAACAGCTTAAATGCTGGTGGATTCGCTCACCCTAAATTCAGCGACGAGCCTATTTTAATTCAACACAGAACTGAGCCGAGAATAGATAGCCGCCTGTTTGCTAAACGCATCGGAATTAAACATAAGAACCTTTTTGAATTAGTAAAAAAGAATGCAAAGAATTTACGTCAATTTGGCACGCTTCCGTTTCAAACGGAGACGTGCTCACATTCAACGGGTGCGAGTATTAATAAATACGCTCTACTCAATGAAAACCAATTTGATTTTATGTGCCGTATTGTTCGTGGTCGTAATCATGAACAGATGACGCAATTCAAGCTAGATGTAACCAAAGCATTCAGTAAGAAACGCGCCGCTGAACCTATCCGCCGCGAATATCTGCCTCATTACCATGAGTCACGCGACGCACTCAGAGACTTAGGCGCAGAGAAATATCATTACATCAACCTAGCCCGTACAGAGAACCGATTAACAGGCTTACTCACTGGCGAACGTGCCAGCGCAGACGAGCAACAATTAGGTTTATTAGTCTGTATGCAAAAAATCGAACAGGCAGCATTTCAGGACGCGATTGATTCGGGGTTATCAGCTACTCAGGCATTGCGAGAGGTTAGCAAACGCATTGAGCAGTTCGCTAGTTTAATGAGTCCTACTGTGCGGATTGGTGGCTAA
- a CDS encoding host cell division inhibitor Icd-like protein, whose translation MSKFNTPVTGRTSLTPNQSYRWLFLALNRSDYTAKPCRIAVTAPNENSARLMLVRDYMLIFAGRLPAIGGKHHA comes from the coding sequence ATGAGTAAGTTTAACACACCCGTCACAGGGCGGACTAGTCTCACCCCTAACCAATCGTACAGATGGTTATTCCTCGCGTTAAACCGTAGCGATTACACCGCTAAACCTTGCCGTATTGCTGTTACAGCACCGAATGAAAACAGTGCAAGACTGATGCTTGTACGTGATTACATGCTGATATTCGCTGGTCGCTTACCTGCTATTGGAGGTAAACATCATGCGTAA
- a CDS encoding DUF4222 domain-containing protein has product MRNPQPNDFYTHKNNGETVKVLSVQFNRVTFQRDGFDSPVIVPLSQFSNEYTYAGRA; this is encoded by the coding sequence ATGCGTAACCCTCAACCTAATGATTTCTACACCCACAAAAACAATGGTGAAACTGTCAAAGTTTTATCGGTTCAATTCAACCGTGTGACCTTTCAGCGAGACGGCTTTGATAGTCCTGTCATTGTTCCATTAAGCCAGTTCAGCAACGAATACACCTATGCAGGGAGGGCTTAA
- a CDS encoding transcriptional regulator produces MSRLYPDNYQRIQAEIADMLGNNTPLHSEERSRDRLLRVRKGMAHILCEVFPQIDDPKKQELYYWLEAINRISDAEAVDAKSEGKHE; encoded by the coding sequence ATGAGTCGTTTATATCCTGATAACTATCAGCGTATTCAAGCTGAAATCGCGGACATGTTAGGCAATAACACCCCTTTACACTCAGAAGAACGTAGCCGTGACCGTTTGCTTAGGGTTCGAAAAGGTATGGCTCATATTCTTTGTGAGGTATTCCCTCAGATTGATGATCCAAAAAAACAAGAACTCTATTACTGGTTGGAAGCTATTAACCGTATTAGTGACGCGGAAGCCGTAGACGCTAAATCGGAGGGGAAGCATGAGTAA
- a CDS encoding ORF6N domain-containing protein, with translation MRQVTINATSLSPFMYQGKRVVTFAMIDEVHQRPKGTAKRTFNTHKKHFIDGVDYFLLTKYVIRTELPELEIGGKAKELMLITESGYLMVAKPFTDDLSWQVQRSMVNSYFRLSEFPEIKHIQIPTLAELEAMPIGEAQNLISSLEADSYQGHGRRGSYAMNLRRKEKKALKPMVMAIEQASQLHIQDMGDYRS, from the coding sequence ATGAGACAAGTCACTATCAATGCCACCAGCCTAAGCCCATTCATGTATCAAGGTAAGCGAGTAGTTACCTTTGCCATGATTGACGAGGTACATCAACGCCCGAAAGGTACAGCAAAGCGCACATTCAACACGCATAAAAAGCACTTCATTGATGGGGTAGATTACTTTTTGCTCACTAAGTACGTAATACGTACCGAGTTACCCGAACTAGAGATAGGCGGCAAGGCAAAAGAGTTAATGCTTATCACTGAGTCAGGTTATTTGATGGTTGCCAAGCCATTTACCGATGATTTGTCGTGGCAGGTTCAACGCTCAATGGTTAACAGCTACTTTCGTTTGTCTGAGTTTCCCGAAATTAAACATATTCAAATCCCCACGCTGGCGGAGCTTGAAGCCATGCCAATTGGTGAGGCTCAGAACTTGATTAGCAGTTTAGAAGCTGATTCTTATCAAGGTCACGGTAGGCGCGGTAGTTATGCCATGAACCTACGTCGCAAGGAGAAGAAAGCACTAAAACCAATGGTAATGGCTATTGAACAAGCCTCACAGCTACACATTCAGGATATGGGGGATTATCGCTCATGA
- a CDS encoding DUF927 domain-containing protein codes for MKPIDVIRDVKLKANGQWQNILSNLGVEVPLNTHTACPHCGGKDRFRFDDKDGNGTFICSQCGSGDGLDLVQRVLGGSVTEAAYEVAGMIGIDTRSDNPPAYRSHEVKAQQDALKAQQAQNQANEQIEKHKRFTARYSRTVANAKQGESEYLKAKGFDSNTVTLLTDGSLIIPLMDADGTITAAQTIKPTGEKRLLLDSAKNGSYYPINEPVNVSTVIIAEGLATAMTCQLIQPEAHTVAAIDAGNLTHVAKVMRTKYPESQIIIAGDNDSKNEVNTGKVKAEAAAREVSGYVSIPPCQGDWNDYLQSREREAAASAFSEGMYQPQDNMAMKEDNVIHIDAKKKVRPHDDLAPFFDKRHGGLYYIERKQNNTTGEIDEKETWFSDEMATVGIGSDGKDSYLVIQMKQEGSNRIIYEAIPRRELGSPQGWGRLRSRGVNITTKRGQLDLLANYLQRKGKRDEWTITHTAGWHDGAYVMPDGHIIGTPSRPVAFCGGTSAVAGYVVRGTDESWRKNVGNLMKGNQSMILGGLVALAAPLNSLSGGSSFGIHLFAQSSAGKTTTVEAASSIYGVPDELKLTWDATKYGLTIEAASRNDGFMPIDEIGQGNDVRHVAGSAYSLFNGTGRIQGNKDGGNKAVLRWAIVALSTGEEDFETYLIRNGVTPKAGQLVRLVSVPFTDTVEFHSLDDGDLHSRAIKRASTQHCGAVGRAWIEYLANNQDIANQKVTFKENEWLSSLPEEASPQVKRVATRFAMLDATAELATSITGWDIAECSRFIRNSFNEWLENYGTGNREKYQVVKRARDFIQRYGLNRFQPYTYGKRNGDLDRTYAGRITNLAGYLVSGRREDGKDEYHIIPSVFEDEILSGIQKKLGAEALDEAGILVRPESGRVDGKTISINGSQQRFVVLIDSEEE; via the coding sequence ATGAAGCCGATAGATGTTATCCGTGATGTGAAGCTGAAAGCCAACGGGCAATGGCAAAACATATTATCTAACCTTGGAGTGGAAGTGCCCCTAAACACGCACACGGCTTGCCCCCATTGTGGTGGTAAAGACCGTTTTAGATTTGACGATAAAGACGGCAACGGCACGTTTATTTGTAGTCAGTGCGGCTCGGGTGATGGGTTGGACTTAGTTCAGCGTGTTCTTGGTGGCAGCGTGACTGAGGCAGCGTATGAAGTGGCTGGCATGATTGGAATTGATACCCGTTCAGATAATCCACCAGCCTACCGTAGCCATGAGGTGAAAGCGCAACAGGACGCATTGAAAGCACAGCAAGCTCAGAACCAAGCTAACGAGCAGATAGAGAAGCATAAACGCTTTACAGCGCGATACAGCCGCACTGTTGCCAATGCTAAACAGGGCGAATCTGAGTACCTAAAAGCGAAAGGCTTTGATAGTAACACCGTGACCCTATTAACCGATGGTTCGTTGATTATCCCATTGATGGACGCTGACGGCACAATTACAGCCGCGCAAACCATTAAACCCACTGGCGAGAAAAGGCTATTACTCGATAGTGCGAAGAATGGTAGCTATTACCCTATCAATGAGCCTGTCAACGTTTCTACGGTGATTATTGCCGAGGGATTGGCAACCGCCATGACGTGCCAGTTAATCCAACCAGAAGCGCACACAGTCGCGGCAATTGATGCGGGTAACTTAACTCATGTGGCTAAGGTGATGCGGACGAAGTACCCAGAGAGCCAAATTATCATTGCTGGAGATAATGACAGTAAAAATGAGGTCAATACGGGGAAGGTGAAAGCAGAAGCCGCAGCGAGAGAAGTTAGCGGCTATGTTTCAATTCCACCTTGTCAGGGAGATTGGAACGATTACCTGCAATCCAGAGAGAGGGAAGCCGCCGCCTCTGCTTTCAGCGAGGGAATGTATCAGCCACAGGACAATATGGCAATGAAAGAGGACAACGTGATCCACATTGACGCGAAAAAGAAAGTTAGACCCCACGATGATTTAGCCCCATTTTTTGATAAGCGTCACGGTGGCTTGTATTACATCGAACGCAAGCAAAATAACACGACAGGCGAGATTGACGAAAAAGAAACATGGTTTTCGGATGAAATGGCGACGGTAGGCATTGGCTCTGACGGTAAAGACAGTTATTTGGTTATCCAGATGAAGCAAGAGGGCAGCAACCGCATAATTTATGAAGCCATTCCAAGGCGTGAACTAGGCTCACCTCAAGGGTGGGGAAGATTGCGCTCCCGTGGCGTTAATATCACAACAAAGCGCGGTCAATTGGATTTACTGGCTAACTATCTTCAGCGAAAAGGAAAGCGTGACGAATGGACGATCACCCATACCGCTGGTTGGCATGATGGGGCATACGTGATGCCAGATGGTCATATTATTGGTACACCTAGCCGCCCCGTTGCCTTTTGTGGTGGAACGTCTGCCGTTGCGGGTTATGTCGTCAGGGGAACAGATGAAAGCTGGCGGAAGAATGTCGGTAATTTAATGAAAGGCAACCAATCTATGATTTTAGGTGGGTTAGTCGCGTTAGCTGCCCCGCTGAACTCGTTATCAGGTGGTAGCTCATTTGGCATTCACTTATTCGCTCAGTCCTCAGCAGGGAAAACCACCACGGTAGAAGCCGCCTCAAGTATCTACGGTGTACCCGATGAACTGAAATTAACATGGGATGCGACAAAGTACGGGCTAACGATTGAAGCCGCTTCACGAAATGACGGGTTTATGCCGATTGATGAAATTGGACAGGGTAACGATGTGCGGCATGTCGCAGGAAGTGCCTACAGCTTATTCAATGGTACGGGGCGCATTCAAGGTAATAAAGACGGTGGAAATAAAGCCGTTTTACGTTGGGCGATTGTTGCGTTATCAACGGGTGAGGAAGATTTTGAAACTTATCTCATTCGTAATGGTGTCACCCCAAAAGCGGGGCAATTAGTGCGGTTGGTTAGTGTGCCATTTACCGATACTGTCGAGTTTCACAGCCTTGATGATGGTGATTTACATTCACGAGCCATCAAGCGCGCATCAACGCAGCATTGCGGGGCTGTCGGTAGAGCATGGATTGAGTATTTAGCCAACAATCAGGATATCGCCAACCAGAAAGTAACCTTTAAAGAAAACGAATGGTTATCGAGTTTACCCGAAGAAGCATCGCCACAGGTTAAACGAGTCGCTACCCGTTTTGCCATGTTGGACGCTACCGCAGAGTTAGCAACATCAATCACAGGTTGGGATATTGCCGAATGTAGCCGTTTTATTCGTAATAGCTTCAATGAGTGGCTGGAGAACTATGGCACAGGGAACCGCGAAAAATACCAAGTCGTCAAACGGGCAAGGGATTTTATTCAACGCTATGGATTGAATCGCTTTCAACCGTACACCTATGGCAAGCGTAACGGGGATCTAGACCGAACTTACGCAGGCAGGATAACAAACCTTGCGGGCTATTTGGTTTCTGGACGCAGAGAGGACGGCAAGGACGAATATCACATTATCCCGTCAGTATTCGAAGATGAAATACTCTCAGGCATTCAAAAGAAACTGGGGGCAGAGGCACTCGACGAGGCAGGTATTTTAGTCAGACCCGAATCAGGGCGTGTAGACGGTAAAACCATCAGCATTAACGGGAGTCAGCAGCGATTTGTTGTCTTAATTGATAGCGAAGAAGAGTAG
- a CDS encoding ProQ/FinO family protein has product MSTQTLTLKRKNPPATNTPKSIQGKTPQEASQQPKKKNKADVHAKKKQHRIDRIAKHWTLFSEPEAKPLMIGIKEAMIAEVKDKGLDIPESHIKQGLRSYISRKAYLKALTLGGNRFDMHGQPNGEITPEQQAIAEQTLAEWNGN; this is encoded by the coding sequence ATGAGCACTCAAACACTGACACTAAAACGCAAAAATCCACCAGCGACGAACACACCCAAAAGCATACAAGGTAAAACGCCACAGGAAGCCTCACAGCAACCGAAGAAGAAAAATAAGGCAGATGTTCACGCGAAGAAGAAACAGCACCGCATAGACCGTATAGCGAAGCACTGGACGCTATTCAGTGAACCAGAAGCCAAGCCGCTAATGATTGGCATCAAGGAAGCTATGATTGCTGAGGTTAAAGATAAAGGGCTAGATATCCCAGAGAGCCACATTAAACAGGGATTACGGTCATACATCAGCCGCAAGGCGTATTTGAAAGCTCTTACTCTGGGCGGCAATCGGTTTGATATGCACGGGCAACCTAACGGAGAAATCACACCAGAACAGCAAGCCATAGCAGAACAAACGCTGGCGGAATGGAACGGGAATTAA
- a CDS encoding 3-hydroxybutyryl-CoA dehydrogenase, whose translation MSKQKRTFKAVSIDSEILERIEKFRQQRAEKDYLINEAPMTQLIRGLLNEALRREGV comes from the coding sequence ATGAGCAAACAAAAAAGAACGTTCAAAGCCGTATCAATTGATAGCGAGATTTTGGAACGCATAGAGAAGTTTCGCCAACAACGCGCGGAAAAGGACTATTTAATTAATGAAGCTCCGATGACGCAACTAATTAGAGGGCTACTCAATGAGGCTTTACGCCGTGAGGGGGTATAA
- a CDS encoding terminase small subunit — MLTTKQENFCLAYIETGNASEAYRTAYDTAKMKPESINRKAKELLDNGKITARVNELQQDIRTKHDITVMMLLDELEAARLKALNADTPQASAAVAATMGKARLTGLDKVLVDLSANVKVETRSIKDIFD, encoded by the coding sequence ATGCTAACAACTAAACAAGAAAATTTCTGCCTTGCCTATATTGAGACGGGCAACGCAAGCGAAGCCTATAGAACGGCATACGACACGGCAAAAATGAAGCCTGAATCAATCAACAGGAAAGCTAAAGAGCTATTGGACAACGGCAAGATTACGGCAAGGGTGAACGAGCTACAGCAAGATATTAGAACAAAGCACGATATTACCGTTATGATGTTATTGGACGAGCTGGAAGCGGCTAGATTGAAAGCCCTGAATGCTGACACGCCTCAAGCATCGGCAGCAGTAGCGGCAACGATGGGGAAAGCCAGATTGACAGGGCTGGATAAGGTTCTGGTTGATTTAAGTGCTAATGTGAAAGTAGAGACGCGCTCAATCAAGGATATTTTTGATTAA
- the dpiA gene encoding two-component response regulator DpiA has translation MAKIKILIVEDELLLAEMHAEYIKAYPACDKVWLAGNLAEARKMIEYMKPDLILLDNYLPDGKGIDLVHELLQERNGADIVFTTAASDMETVSEAIRLGVFDYLVKPIAYERLGQTLDRYIQRKAVLQGANKTNQSQIDDMFNTYARGESKEELPTGIDAITLDKVLALFAVPDAEYTAETIAETIKLSRTTARRYLEYCLAQRKIEAEIEYGKVGRPQRIYRGSH, from the coding sequence ATGGCTAAGATAAAAATCCTCATTGTCGAAGATGAACTGCTCCTTGCGGAGATGCACGCGGAGTACATTAAAGCTTATCCTGCTTGTGATAAAGTCTGGCTTGCGGGCAATCTTGCAGAAGCAAGAAAAATGATTGAGTACATGAAGCCTGACTTGATTTTGTTGGATAACTATTTACCTGATGGCAAAGGGATTGATTTAGTTCATGAACTGCTTCAGGAACGCAATGGTGCGGATATTGTGTTCACCACCGCCGCCAGTGATATGGAAACCGTCTCTGAGGCGATTCGCCTCGGCGTATTTGATTATCTGGTTAAACCGATAGCGTATGAGCGTTTAGGGCAAACGTTAGATCGCTATATTCAGCGTAAAGCGGTTTTGCAGGGGGCCAATAAAACCAATCAAAGCCAGATTGATGACATGTTTAATACCTATGCTCGCGGTGAGAGTAAGGAAGAGCTACCGACGGGGATTGATGCTATTACGCTTGATAAAGTGCTCGCGTTATTTGCAGTACCCGATGCGGAATATACGGCAGAGACAATTGCAGAAACCATAAAATTAAGTCGCACCACCGCCCGCCGTTATTTAGAGTATTGTTTAGCCCAACGTAAGATTGAAGCGGAAATTGAATACGGCAAAGTCGGGCGCCCCCAGCGGATATATCGAGGAAGTCATTAG